TCGGTAATGGTCGCCATTATCATTTCAATCTTTTTACTTAAAAACTTAGCCGATTATTTGGCGATGTTTTTTATCAATTTCCTTAGAAATGGAGTATTAAAGGATATGCGAAATGCTTTGTACAAAAAAACACTAGAACTTCCTTTGGCATTTTATTCTGAAAAAAGAAAAGGAGACGTAATTTCTAGAATTTCAGCTGACGTAAACGAGGTTCAAAACTCTTTCTTGGCAATCTTGGAGCTTATTGTAAAAGAACCTTTAACGATTATCTTTACAATAACCACGATGCTTATCATTAGCGCTAAGCTGACTTTGTTTGTTTTCATTTTTATTCCTGTTTCTGGATATATTATTTCGCTGATAGGAAAACAACTTAAAAAACAATCAACCAAAGCGCAAGAAGAGCAAGGAAGATTCCTTTCTACTATCGAAGAAACAATTGGCGGATTGAAAGTTGTAAAAGGATATAATTCTGAAAATTACTTTAATAAAGTTTTCCAAAACTCGACAGAGCGTTTTTTCACTTTATCAAATAGTATCGGAAACCGCCAAAACTTAGCTTCTCCAGCAAGTGAATTTATGGGAATTACTGTAATTGCCATCTTACTTTGGTACGGCGGCCAAATGGTTTTAATTGACAAAACATTACAAGGCGCTGCATTTATTGCTTACATGGGATTAGCTTACAATATTCTTACTCCTGCAAAAGCAATTTCTAAAGCTTCTTATGGAGTAAAAAGAGGAAATGCTGCAGCAGAACGTGTTCTTGAAATTTTAGAACAAGAAAACACAATTACTTCTAAAGAAAATGCTGTTGAAAAAACAACTTTTGATGACAATATCAGTGTTCAAAATGTAAACTTTAAATACGAAGAAGAAACAGTTCTAAAAGACTTTTCTCTTCAAATAAAAAAAGGACAAACTGTTGCTCTTGTAGGACAATCTGGAAGTGGAAAAAGTACAATTGCGAATTTATTGACTCGTTTTTATGATGTAAACGAAGGGTCGATTTCTATTGACGGAATCAACATTAAAGACATGAATCTGCAATCTCTCCGAAGCTTGATGGGATTGGTAACGCAAGACAGCATTTTATTTAACGATACTATTAAAGCAAATATCGCTTTAGGGAAATTAGACGCTACTGATGACGAGATTATCGAAGCGCTTAAAATTGCAAATGCTTTTGAGTTTGTAAAGGATCTTCCGCAAGGAATCTACACTAATATAGGAGACAGTGGAAACAAACTTTCCGGAGGTCAAAAACAGCGTTTATCTATTGCTCGTGCCGTATTGAAAAATCCGCCGATTATGATTTTAGATGAAGCAACATCAGCATTGGATACAGAAAGCGAAAAATTTGTTCAAGTAGCATTAGAAAACATGATGCAGAATAGAACGTCAATTGTAATTGCACACCGACTTTCGACTATTCAGAAAGCAGATGTGATTGTCGTAATGCAAAAAGGAAAAATCGTTGAACAGGGAACTCACGAAGAATTAATTGCCCACAACGGAACTTATAATAAACTGGTAACCATGCAGTCTTTCGAGTCGTAAGAACACATCAAAAACCAGATTAATTTACACAGATTAAGGAAATATTAAAACTCAGTTTAATTTCTTTAATCTGTGTTTATTTTTATAACTTTAGGTTGATTTAGAACAAATCCTGTAACTCCGCCCAAAATGTATCTTAAAAACCCCAACATAAAACTTCCGGATGACCCTGATACTATTGTGTGGAAATATCTTGATTTATCTAAATTTCTTGACCTTTTACTTTCTAAAAAACTATTCATGTCACGTTCTGACAAGTTTGAAGATCAATACGAAGGTACTTTTAGCGAACCGACTTACGAAGAAATTAAAAAGCTAGCGGCAGATAACCCTGAATTTTTAAATTACTACAAAACACATCGTGAAAAAGTAGCTATAAGCAGCTGGCACATTAATGAATATGAATCTTTTGCCATGTGGCAGATTTTCACAAAAAATAATGAAGGCTTAGCTATTCAATCTACAATTGGAAGGTTGCAAAAAGCTGTAAAACCAGAAAACAATTATGATCAATATATTGGCGAAGTAAACTATATCGATTATAAAAAAGAATATATTCCGTTTGATAATTTATTCTTTCCGTTTTTATTTAAAAGAAAGAGTTTTCAATACGAGAGAGAAGTCCGCATTCTTAGCGACACTTCCAAAAGCGATATCAAATTAAATGACGGATTAAAAATCAATGTCGATATCAATCAATTGATCGAAAAAATCTACATTCATCCAAAATCTGAAAACTGGTATAAAAAACTGGTAATTGAATTGGTGGAACGTTTAGGATTTGGTTTCGAAATTGAGAAATCAGATCTGGAAAGTGATATTTTGATATGAAGCCGCTAAGGTTCTGAGGAGCTAAGGTTCTAAGTTTTTCTCTTATGCTGATTAAAAAGCATTAATAAAAGTGCAAAAAAAAAACTTAAAGATAATTATTTCTCTTTGAGTTTTTCTAAATACCTATTTCTAAGATCCAAATTTTGATCTTCAATGATTATTTGTCCATCTTTTTTATAATAATAAACAGAATCAGATTTAGACTTTTTCATCACAGAATCACCAATCTCCATTTTATCATATAATTCAGTACTCACTTGCCATCTAACCCCAGAATCCAAAAACAGACAATGTGGGAGACGATATCCCTCCCCTCCTTCTATTTTCTTCTCATAAACAACTCCAGAAAAGCCATATTCATTAGCTTCTTTATATTCCTTTTCTATGTATCCCATTGAATTACCAACGAAATATGCTCCAACAACAGTAAGAAAAAAAATGGGCATAAAGATTAGTTTTGCTATTTTAATTCCTTTATCATAGCCTTCAACCTCTTCCTCTGGATTCATAAAAACTATATAGGCTTATAAGACTTGACCTCCCATTTTTTAGAAGCCAAATCTATATAATTGTAATGCAAAACATCATTTTTATCGAATTGTCCGTTTTGGTTGGTATCTTCAATAGTTCTAAAATACAAACGGTTTTTAGATTCAATCAAACTCCAATCTACCAGCTCTTGAAGATCTGCTGAAACTTTCGTGAAATTTTCTCCGCTGATATCGCTTAAGTACAAAGTTTTAATATCACTTGTATCAATTTTTCCGTCTTTATTAGTATCTGAATCTGTCAGTGTATAAACCATAACATTATTATGTGTTTTATCTGCAACGGTTTTCAGAAAAGTAGCCGTTAAAATTAGAACTGGCTTATCAGACAAAGGTCGGATAGAATCTGAATCTACTTTTTGGAATTTTAAATTCTGAAGATATCCTGTAATTTCATATTCTCCTAAATTAGAAATCGTAAAACTTACATCATTAACGCTCGAAGAACCAAATCTTGCCTTAGATCCTCTTTCAAAAACCCTTAAATCTCCAACTGGGTGAATTAAATAATTGGTTCCTTCCATTTGAATTGGCAAATCGGCGATTTCAATCTGGGTTGTATCTGTTTTAGTAATACTCACTTTATTTGAAGCACCGTAGCTTACTTTTGGTTTTTGAACTTCTTCTCGGCAGCTTAGTACTGTTCCGATCAGTATTATGGCGATATATTTAAAATACTTTCTCATCTACATTGATTAATACGATTATCAAATATACTATTTTTGATTGTATTTTTTATTTTTATTGAATTTTATAACCGATCACGAAGCAGATTATAGCCTCGCATTAATCTTAACGTTAAAAACCCTCGAAGTCATATAATTCGGAATCGCATATTGATTTTTTGAATACACATCACGAACCCAAGTATTTGTAATCGCATTTTGATTATTAAAGAGATTAAAAATTTCTAACCCTAAAGACAATTCTTTAAAGTTTTTTAGCCAACCTGTTTTTGTGTTCTGTGTACTGCTGTCTACAAAAACTTTTGCAAAACCAATATCTGCTCTTCTATAATCATTCAATCTATTTTGATACAAGTATGGATCTGTGTAAGCTGGCGCACCACCCGGCAAGCCTGTATTATAAACTAAATTTAAATATACTTTCACACTTGGAATGTTCGGCATATAATCCTGAAACAGCATCGCAAATTTCAATCTCTGATCTGTAGGCCGCGCAATATAACCTTTGTTTTCGTAATTTTCTTCCGTTTTCATGTATCCAAAACTCACCCAAGATTCGGTTCCGGGAACAAATTCGCCGTTTAATCTAAAATCCAAACCTTGCGCATATGCTTTTGCATTATTATTGGCAACATAACGGATACGAACATTATCAATAGAATACACATTTACATCTGAAAGTGATTTATAATAAAGTTCCGTTACCCATTTAAATGGGCGGTTCCACATTTTAAAATTATAGTCATTACCCAAAACAACATGAATCGCTTCTTGTGCTTTCACATTCGGGTTTACAACACCTTCCAGATCTCGAAGTTCCCTATAAAATGGCGGTTGATGATACAACCCTCCAGAAATTCTAAAAACCATATCGCGATCCCAATCTGGTTTTATTGCAAATTGCGCACGGGGACTTACTACAAATTGAGTTTTTCCTTCTTCTGCAGCTCCTTCAACATTCCATCCTTGAAAACGAGCTCCTAAATGGTACCAAATCTGACTTGAACCAATTTCCGATTGTTTATTCCACTGCGTATAGCCAGAAAATCTATTTATGGTATTAAAATTTGTAGCACGAATATCTTGATATGGCAAAAGCGGCCCTGTATAAGGAGTATAGGGCTGATTATTTTTTGGAAGAATAAGCAAAGGAGGATTTATAGAAAATCCAGCAGAATCGATTACCTCCCATTCCACTACTCGATCTCGAATAGATTCTCTAGTATATTTTAAACCAAACTCTAACTGGCTTTCTTTCCAGTTCTGAATTCCTTTTAGTTCAATATTTGC
The Flavobacterium humidisoli DNA segment above includes these coding regions:
- a CDS encoding ABC transporter ATP-binding protein codes for the protein MSNFKKIVPFIYPYKKYAFLNIFFNVLYALFSTLSFVALIPMLQVLFEKGKKVEIEPVYEGIFKIKEYAEDYLAYYITTAQKNHEPGYVLSVMVAIIISIFLLKNLADYLAMFFINFLRNGVLKDMRNALYKKTLELPLAFYSEKRKGDVISRISADVNEVQNSFLAILELIVKEPLTIIFTITTMLIISAKLTLFVFIFIPVSGYIISLIGKQLKKQSTKAQEEQGRFLSTIEETIGGLKVVKGYNSENYFNKVFQNSTERFFTLSNSIGNRQNLASPASEFMGITVIAILLWYGGQMVLIDKTLQGAAFIAYMGLAYNILTPAKAISKASYGVKRGNAAAERVLEILEQENTITSKENAVEKTTFDDNISVQNVNFKYEEETVLKDFSLQIKKGQTVALVGQSGSGKSTIANLLTRFYDVNEGSISIDGINIKDMNLQSLRSLMGLVTQDSILFNDTIKANIALGKLDATDDEIIEALKIANAFEFVKDLPQGIYTNIGDSGNKLSGGQKQRLSIARAVLKNPPIMILDEATSALDTESEKFVQVALENMMQNRTSIVIAHRLSTIQKADVIVVMQKGKIVEQGTHEELIAHNGTYNKLVTMQSFES